In Passer domesticus isolate bPasDom1 chromosome 7, bPasDom1.hap1, whole genome shotgun sequence, one genomic interval encodes:
- the LOC135305420 gene encoding cytochrome P450 2J2, whose protein sequence is MLHFLWDSISLQTFLIFLFIFLLVADYMKSRNPKNFPPTPFRLPFVGHIYLLDFKDPAVTVQKLRKRYGDIFAIQMGSMKFVIISGMRLMKEVLVNQGDKFMDRPDIPIDEEIFSKIGLISSTGHLWKAQRRFTLSTLRNFGLGKRSLEERIQEECRFLVDVFRDEQGNPFNPQLKVTNAVANVICSLIFGNRFDYHDEDFQRLLKLMYEMTALHGAVTSQLYNSFPSIMKYLPGAHQTIFKHWRLLKKFMQEQINKHKEDWNPSECRDYIDSYLLEISKDHDSDTFQEEGLIACSLDLMFAGTETTSSTLRWALLFMATHPEIQARVQAEIDAVIGQARPPALEDRNNLHYTNAAIHEVQRKGNVIPFNVPRMASEDTYVDGYYIPKGTGVMTNLSSLLFDKNEWKTPDAFNPEHFLKDGKFWKNEYFLPFSVGKRACLGELLARSELFLFFTSLLQKFTFQTPPDTTLSLQPMIGIAIAPQPYKICAVPR, encoded by the exons ATGCTGCACTTCCTCTGGGACAGCATCTCCCTCCAGACATTCCTCATCTTTCTCTTCATCTTCCTGCTCGTCGCAGACTACATGAAGAGCAGAAATCCAAAGAATTTCCCTCCCACTCCCTTCCGCCTGCCCTTTGTGGGGCACATCTACCTCTTAGACTTCAAAGATCCTGCAGTCACAGTGCAGAAG CTACGTAAAAGATATGGTGACATCTTCGCCATACAGATGGGCAGCATGAAGTTTGTGATAATTAGTGGGATGAGGCTGATGAAGGAAGTGCTCGTAAACCAAGGGGACAAGTTCATGGACCGCCCTGACATTCCCATCGACGAGGAGATCTTCAGCAAGATCG GACTGATCTCCTCCACCGGGCACCTGTGGAAGGCACAGAGGAGGTTCACCCTGTCCACGCTCCGGAACTTCGGCCTGGGGAAGAGGAGCCTGGAGGAGCGCATCCAGGAGGAGTGCCGGTTCCTCGTGGATGTGTTTAGGGATGAACAGG ggaATCCTTTCAACCCTCAGCTTAAAGTCACGAATGCTGTTGCAAATGTCATTTGCTCCCTTATCTTTGGCAATCGGTTTGATTACCACGATGAGGATTTCCAAAGACTGCTGAAGCTGATGTATGAAATGACTGCCCTCCATGGAGCTGTCACAAGCCAG CTGTACAACAGTTTCCCATCTATAATGAAGTACCTACCTGGAGCCCACCAAACCATTTTTAAACACTGGAGGTTATTGAAAAAATTTATGCAAGAGCAGATCAACAAACACAAGGAGGACTGGAACCCCTCAGAGTGCCGGGACTACATTGACAGTTACCTGCTGGAGATCTCCAAG GACCACGACAGTGACACCTTCCAGGAGGAAGGCCTCATAGCCTGTTCACTCGACCTAATGTTTGCTGGGACTGAGACCACGTCCTCAACCCTCCGCTGGGCTTTGCTCTTTATGGCCACACACCCAGAAATTCAAG cccgggTGCAAGCCGAGATCGATGCGGTCATCGGCCAGGCACGGCCACCAGCCCTGGAGGACAGGAACAACCTGCACTACACCAACGCTGCCATCCATGAAGTGCAGAGGAAAGGCAACGTCATCCCTTTCAACGTGCCCAGAATGGCATCAGAGGACACCTACGTGGATGGCTACTACATCCCAAAG gGCACTGGTGTAATGACAAATTTATCCTCTCTGCTCTTTGACAAGAATGAGTGGAAAACCCCTGATGCTTTTAACCCCGAGCATTTTCTGAAGGATGGGAAGTTCTGGAAAAATGAGTATTTTCTACCATTTTCTGTGG GGAAGCGTGCCTGCCTGGGCGAGCTGCTGGCCCGTTCCGAgctcttcctcttcttcacctccctgctccagaaaTTCACCTTCCAGACACCCCCGGACACCACGCTCAGCCTGCAGCCCATGATAGGAATTGCAATAGCCCCACAGCCCTACAAGATCTGTGCTGTGCCTCGGTAG